One window from the genome of Kryptolebias marmoratus isolate JLee-2015 linkage group LG1, ASM164957v2, whole genome shotgun sequence encodes:
- the foxn4 gene encoding forkhead box protein N4, producing MIEGGITSRMSGIIENAGHHPSPQDYRLLTTDPSQLRVEDLPGDLQSLSWLTSVDVPRQMADDRGHSNGPSPGSLLEQQTAQLSNMTIPTSQSSMLHLQSNIQHSPLGISIINTHSGSMSPFSMNGLPSPGYQCPTSVYQPTSQQVYSLTQNGQQCSAGGLYSNVSFNNQSLFTQPRLAPQEQELQPKTFPKPIYSYSCLIAMALKNSKTGSLPVSEIYSFMKEHFPYFKTAPDGWKNSVRHNLSLNKCFEKVENKTSSSSRKGCLWALNPAKIDKMEEEMQKWKRKDLPAIRRSMANPDELDKLITDRPESCRRKPLEPGMTRLPGCPSGLPLAVSAQMQPQPIVTLSLPCLPLHQHHQLQTQLQAQARLAPMSPAPAQTPPLHAVPDLSHSPLTQQSSKPPDDFYGVHGDTNTEVDALDPSIMDFALQGNLWEEMKDDSFNLDALGTFSNSPLRLSDCDLVTTGLPAVSSGANVPLSDVQVTGLYTSYASQDHLTSQYMGTPANSKPIALL from the exons ATGATAGAAGGTGGAATAACCTCCAGGATGTCGGGAATAATTGAGAATGCCGGGCATCATCCGTCCCCACAGGACTACAG GCTCCTGACCACGGACCCCTCCCAGCTGAGAGTGGAGGACCTCCCTGGGGACCTGCAGTCCCTGTCGTGGCTCACCTCCGTGGACGTGCCCCGGCAGATGGCTGATGACAGAGGCCACAGCAACGGGCCGTCCCCGGGCAGCCTGCTGGAGCAACAGACAG CTCAGCTGAGCAACATGACGATACCAACGAGTCAGAGCTCCATGCTGCACCTCCAGAGTAACATCCAGCACAGCCCCCTGGGAATAAGCATCATCAACACCCACAGTGGAAGT ATGTCTCCTTTCTCCATGAACGGGCTGCCTTCCCCGGGATATCAGTGCCCTACCTCAGTCTACCAGCCCACATCCCAACAGGTGTACTCTCTGACTCAAAACGGACAGCAG tGCTCAGCTGGTGGGCTTTATAGCAACGTTTCTTTCAACAACCAAAGTCTTTTCACACAACCTCGCCTGGCTCCACAAGAACAGGAGCTGCAGCCCAAAACGTTCCCCAAACCCATCTATTCCTACAG ctgtttgattGCCATGGCTCTGAAGAACAGCAAAACTGGCAGCCTCCCAGTCAGTGAGATCTACAGCTTTATGAAGGAACACTTTCCTTATTTTAAG ACTGCACCTGACGGATGGAAGAATTCAGTCAGACACAACCTTTCCTTGAACAAATGCTTTGAGAAGGTGGAGAACAAGACGAGCAGCTCATCCCGTAAGGGCTGTCTGTGGGCACTGAACCCGGCCAAAATTGACAAGATGGAGGAAGAGATGCAGAAGTGGAAACGCAAGGACCTCCCAGCCATCCGCCGCAGCATGGCCAACCCAG ATGAGTTGGACAAACTGATCACAGACCGCccagagagctgcagacgaaAGCCTTTAGAGCCCGGCATGACCCGGCTGCCTGGCTGTCCGAGCGGGCTCCCGTTGGCAGTCTCGGCCCAGATGCAGCCTCAGCCCATAGTCACGCTGTCCCTGCCGTGTTTACCCCTGCACCAGCACCACCAGCTTCAGACTCAGCTCCAGGCTCAGGCTCGACTGGCCCCCATGTCCCCTGCCCCGGCCCAGACGCCTCCCCTCCACGCCGTCCCCGACCTCTCCCACAGTCCGCTCACCCAGCAGTCCAGCAAGCCTCCTGATGATTTTTACGGCGTGCACggtgacacaaacacagaggtaGACGCACTGGACCCCAGCATCATGGACTTTGCCCTTCAAG GAAATCTGTGGGAAGAAATGAAGGACGACAGCTTTAACCTGGATGCTTTGGGAACGTTCAGCAACTCCCCCCTCCGACTATCAGACTGTGACTTGGTGACAACCGGCCTCCCTGCCGTCTCCAGTGGGGCGAATGTGCCGCTGTCAGACGTGCAGGTGACGGGGCTCTACACCTCGTACGCCTCGCAGGACCACCTGACCTCACAGTACATGGGGACCCCGGCCAACAGCAAGCCCATCGCCCTGCTTTAA
- the myo1ha gene encoding unconventional myosin-Ih — MHAKMLHVFCPSLLPLSFNLKYIYIFSEAVPLVLIWLKLLVAQVQLDMEGALTARDRVGIQDFVLLDETTEAAVISNLKKRFSKDLIYTYIGTLLVSINPYKELDIYNKKQMDIYMGVNFFELPPHIYALADNAYHTMLTEFNNHFILISGESGAGKTEASKKILQYYAVSCPSTTLLNTVRDKMLMSNPVLEAFGNAKTLKNDNSSRFGKYMDIQFDSQGDAVGGHILNYLLEKSRVAHQNHGERNFHIFYQLVEGGSDKLLQQLGLERDCQHYNYLTQGECAIVSSINDKNDWKSVKNALQVINFDEENTSHLFGVVASVLHLGNVRFDTDGKGHALLNDKTELNWVANLLGVDANKLLEGLTFRKIETKSEQVLSPFTIDHAIYVRDAMAKAIYGQTFTWLVNRINETIENKDSSRKTVIGLLDIYGFEVFYVNSFEQFCINYCNEKLQQLFIQLTLKAEQEEYEAEGIEWEPVQFFNNKIICDLVEEKHRGIISILDEECLRPGDATDLTFLERLEEKMGNHPHFVTHKLADKMIRKTLERGDFRLLHYAGEVTYCVVGFLDKNNDLLYRNIKDLVCRSKNAIVSECFSSMDLDNKKRPETVATQFKSSLLKLTEMLMAKEAWYIRCLKSNESKQQGHFDEALIRHQVKYLGLMEHLRVRRAGFAYRRKYEDFLKRYKPLCPATWPHWRGLPADGVELLAQHLGYLPDEYKMGRTKIFIRHPRTLYATEDAYEKCKHELATRLQAKYKGYKAKGEFRKQKEAATKIETCWRGAQARKEKEKRAWAVKVIKKFIKAYINRGQLKTTDNSEYLAFVRQSYLNRLKNNLPVTVLDKTTWLTPPAVMTEASEVLRKLHYRLMVRKYVRGITPQRKAQLQLKFITSCIFKGKKESYPQSIAQPFANTRIGDQEINMRVLSMIRNEHIKYSVPVIKYDRNGFKLRPRQLILTQTAAYVVDEAKIKQRVPYTSLKGVSVSNLTDGLIVFHITREDPKQKGDLIMQCEHLFECLTQLSVIANKQNAIKVVQGSIKVEIQPGKETAVDFSTGQEPMAYKAKNGHLMVVATRTRTR; from the exons ATGCATGCAAAAATGCTGCATGTGTTTTGCCCTAGTTTGCTTCCTCTGTCTTTTaacctaaaatatatatatatattctctgAAGCTGTGCCTTTAGTCCTAATATGGTTAAAACTACTTGTTGCACAGGTTCAGCTGGACATGGAGGGTGCCCTGACTGCCAGGGACCGGGTGGGGATCCAGGACTTTGTCCTTCTGGATGAAACCACAGAGGCAGCTGTTATCAGCAATCTGAAGAAACGTTTCAGCAAGGATCTGATTTAT ACCTACATTGGCACGTTGTTAGTGTCCATCAACCCCTATAAGGAGCTGGACatctacaataaaaaacagatggaTATCTACATGGGTGTCAACTTTTTTGAGCTTCCGCCACACAT CTACGCCTTAGCAGATAATGCCTACCACACCATGCTGACAGAGTTCAACAACCACTTCATCCTCATCTCTGGTGAGAGCGGAGCGGGGAAGACCGAGGCCTCCAAGAAGATTCTGCAGTATTACGCTGTCAGCTGCCCGAGCACCACTTTACTGAACACTGTCAGAGACAAAATGCTCATGTCCAACCCTGTCCTGGAG GCTTTTGGGAAcgcaaaaacactgaaaaatgacAACTCAAGTCGATTTGGGAAATATATGGACATCCAGTTTGACAGCCAG GGCGATGCAGTTGGAGGCCACATCCTGAACTACCTGCTGGAGAAGTCGAGGGTTGCACATCAGAATCACGGGGAGAGAAACTTCCACATCTTTTATCAgctggtggagggaggatcagaTAAGTTACTGCAGCAGCTGGGCCTGGAGAGAGACTGCCAGCATTACAACTATCTCACACAA GGAGAGTGTGCCATTGTGTCTTCCATTAATGACAAAAATGACTGGAAGTCAGTGAAAAATGCACTACAAGTCATTAACTTTGACGAAGAGAACACCAGC CACTTGTTTGGGGTGGTTGCAAGTGTGCTCCACTTGGGGAATGTTCGGTTTGACACAGACGGAAAAGGTCATGCGCTTCTGAACGACAAAACAGAGCTGAACTGGGTTGCAAAt CTTTTAGGTGTGGATGCCAACAAGCTTCTGGAGGGGCTGACATTCAGGAAGATTGAAACCAAATCTGAACAG GTCCTCAGCCCGTTCACAATCGATCATGCCATCTATGTCAGAGACGCCATGGCTAAAGCCATCTATGGGCAGACCTTCACATGGCTGGTCAACAGGATCAACGAGACCATAGAGAATAAG gACTCCTCAAGGAAGACCGTTATAGGACTTTTGGACATATATGGATTTGAGGTGTTCTACGTAAACAG TTTTGAGCAATTCTGCATAAACTACTGCAacgagaagctgcagcagctttttatcCAGCTGACGCTCAAAGCTGAGCAGGAAGAATATGAAGCAGAAGGAATTGAG TGGGAaccagttcagttttttaacaACAAGATCATCTGTGACCTGGTTGAGGAGAAGCACAGAGGAATCATTTCAATACTG GATGAGGAGTGTCTCCGGCCAGGTGATGCCACAGATCTCACCTTCCTGGAAAGGTTGGAGGAAAAGATGGGAAATCACCCCCACTTTGTCAC GCACAAACTGGCTGATAAAATGATCCGTAAGACTCTGGAGAGGGGAGATTTCCGTCTGTTGCATTACGCTGGGGAGGTCACCTACTGTGTTGTGg gttttctggaCAAAAACAATGACCTGTTATacagaaacattaaagat CTGGTGTGTAGGTCAAAAAATGCTATAGTCAGTGAGTGCTTCTCCAGCATGGATCTAGACAACAAGAAAAGACCAGAAACA GTAGCCACCCAGTTCAAGAGCAGCCTGCTGAAGCTGACAGAGATGCTCATGGCTAAAGAGGCCTGGTACATACGCTGCCTGAAATCTAATGAGTCCAAGCAGCAAG GCCACTTTGATGAGGCCCTGATCAGACACCAGGTGAAGTACCTGGGCCTGATGGAGCACCTCAGAGTCCGACGAGCTGGTTTTGCTTATCGACGTAAATATGAGGACTTCTTAAAGAG ATACAAACCTCTGTGCCCTGCCACCTGGCCTCACTGGAGGGGACTGCCTGCTGACGGTGTCGAGCTGCTGGCTCAGCATCTGGGCTACCTGCCTGATGAGTACAAAATGGGACG AACCAAAATCTTCATTCGTCATCCCAGGACGCTTTATGCCACAGAAGATGCTTATGAGAAGTGCAAACACGAACTGG caACACGACTCCAGGCCAAGTACAAAGGATACAAAGCAAAGGGGGAGTTCAGAAAACAGAAGGAAGCAG CCACTAAGATTGAAACTTGTTGGCGAGGAGCTCAGGCGaggaaggaaaaagagaaaagggcCTGGGCCGTAAAAGTCATCAAGAA ATTCATCAAAGCTTACATAAACAGAGGGCAATTAAAAACCACAGATAACTCTGAGTATCTGGCCTTTGTGAGGCAAAGTTActtaaacagactgaaaaacaaccTGCCAGTGACTGTTCTGGATAAAACCACCTGGCTAACTCCTCCAGCTGTGATGACAGAG GCATCAGAGGTGCTGCGTAAGCTTCACTACCGTCTGATGGTGCGGAAGTATGTGAGAGGAATCACACCTCAGAGGAAAGCTCAG CTTCAGCTGAAGTTTATTACAAGCTGTATCTTCAAAGGCAAAAAGGAAAGTTATCCACAGAGCATCGCGCAGCCTTTTGCGAACACGAGAATCG GTGACCAGGAGATAAACATGAGGGTTCTCAGTATGATCCGCAATGAGCACATTAAG tACAGCGTTCCGGTGATTAAATATGACAGGAACGGCTTCAAACTGAGGCCAAGGCAGCTCATCCTCACTCAGACTGCTGCCTATGTGGTAGATGAGGCCAAAATCAAACAGAGAGTTCCTTACACCTCTCTCAAAG GGGTTTCTGTCAGTAACTTAACTGATGGCCTCATTGTATTTCACATAACACGCGAAGACCCCAAACAAAAG GGAGATCTGATAATGCAGTGTGAGCACTTGTTCGAGTGTCTGACCCAACTTAGCGTCATCGCTAACAAACAGAATGCTATCAAGGTGGTTCAGGGCAG CATCAAAGTTGAAATCCAGCCAGGAAAAGAGACGGCAGTGGACTTTAGCACTGGACAGGAGCCAATGGCGTACAAAGCCAAGAATGGACACCTCATGGTG GTCGCCACTCGTACGAGGACACGGTAA